The proteins below come from a single Parazoarcus communis genomic window:
- a CDS encoding SLAC1 anion channel family protein, giving the protein MTASASVKPHPGAESRLEHFPVALFSTVMGMAGLSIAWIKAAHVGGAPAVIGESLRLLTSGLYVFLLIVYAMKLLRHPDAVAAEHAHPVRLNFFPAISIGLILLSIAWTSTAPGVARYMWGVGAIAHLLFTLSAMSSWIHHTHYDIKHANPAWFIPVVGNILVPIAGVRYAPPDISWFFFSIGLVFWLVLLTIVLYRLFFHEALPARLTPTLFILIAPPAVGFISYLALTDSLDGAARVLYFVALFLTLLLASNALRFLRLPFFISAWAYSFPLAAMAIATFEMHVRSGLVFYAGLGWTLLALLSAVVIVLSWKTLIAAKREQICVPE; this is encoded by the coding sequence GTGACCGCCTCTGCATCAGTCAAACCACATCCGGGCGCTGAATCAAGGCTTGAGCACTTCCCGGTTGCCCTTTTTTCCACCGTAATGGGGATGGCCGGACTGAGCATCGCCTGGATCAAGGCCGCCCACGTCGGCGGCGCCCCCGCGGTGATCGGCGAATCGCTGCGCCTGCTCACGAGCGGCCTGTATGTCTTTCTGCTCATCGTGTACGCGATGAAGCTGCTCCGCCATCCGGACGCTGTTGCCGCCGAACACGCGCACCCGGTGCGGCTGAACTTCTTTCCCGCCATATCCATCGGCCTCATCCTGCTGTCGATCGCCTGGACATCGACGGCGCCCGGCGTTGCGCGGTACATGTGGGGCGTGGGCGCAATCGCCCACCTGCTGTTCACGCTGTCCGCGATGAGCAGCTGGATTCACCATACGCATTACGACATCAAGCACGCCAACCCCGCATGGTTCATTCCGGTGGTGGGCAATATCCTGGTGCCGATTGCCGGCGTACGCTACGCACCGCCCGACATCAGCTGGTTCTTCTTCAGCATCGGGCTGGTGTTCTGGCTGGTGCTCCTGACCATCGTGCTCTATCGCCTGTTCTTCCATGAAGCGCTTCCGGCACGACTCACACCCACCCTGTTCATCCTCATTGCACCGCCGGCAGTGGGTTTCATCTCCTACCTCGCGCTGACGGATTCGCTCGATGGCGCGGCGCGCGTGCTGTACTTCGTTGCGCTCTTCCTCACCCTGCTGCTGGCAAGCAACGCCCTGCGCTTCCTGCGCCTGCCTTTCTTCATCTCGGCCTGGGCCTACTCTTTCCCTCTGGCTGCGATGGCGATCGCCACCTTCGAAATGCATGTGCGCAGCGGCCTCGTTTTCTATGCCGGCCTTGGGTGGACCCTGCTCGCCTTGCTGTCAGCGGTGGTGATCGTGCTGAGCTGGAAAACACTGATCGCCGCGAAACGGGAGCAGATCTGCGTACCCGAGTAA
- a CDS encoding peroxiredoxin has product MENVQQASFPQLNAPAPAFNAKTTHGDRKLEDYRGKWLILFSHPADFTPVCTTEFIGFANAAPKFAEMGCELLGLSIDSLFSHLAWTRNIKEKFGVEITFPIIEDIKMDVARAYGMVHPGAADTQAVRATFFIDPNGILRAMVYYPMSNGRSIDEFVRLLQALQTSDANGVATPENWCPGKPVIVPPPKTADAANKRASEGYDTVDWYYSTKSL; this is encoded by the coding sequence ATGGAAAACGTACAACAAGCCAGCTTCCCGCAACTGAACGCACCCGCGCCCGCGTTCAACGCCAAGACCACGCACGGCGACCGCAAGCTCGAGGACTACCGCGGCAAGTGGCTGATCCTGTTTTCGCATCCGGCGGACTTCACCCCGGTCTGCACGACGGAATTCATCGGCTTCGCCAATGCCGCGCCGAAGTTCGCCGAAATGGGCTGCGAACTGCTTGGCCTGTCGATCGACAGCCTGTTCTCGCACCTGGCATGGACCCGCAACATCAAGGAAAAATTCGGGGTCGAGATCACTTTCCCGATCATCGAGGACATCAAAATGGATGTCGCCCGCGCCTACGGCATGGTGCATCCGGGCGCGGCCGACACGCAGGCCGTGCGGGCGACCTTCTTCATTGATCCCAATGGCATTCTGCGGGCGATGGTCTACTATCCGATGAGCAATGGTCGCAGCATCGACGAGTTCGTCCGCTTGCTGCAGGCACTGCAGACCTCCGATGCAAATGGCGTTGCCACACCCGAGAACTGGTGTCCGGGCAAACCCGTCATCGTGCCGCCGCCAAAGACTGCAGATGCAGCGAACAAACGGGCTTCCGAAGGTTACGACACGGTCGACTGGTACTACTCGACCAAGTCCTTGTAA
- a CDS encoding DUF6858 family protein, which yields MKNKLLADKYPIHVLELEKTETPHAHLDELLRALEAKAEADPGVAMIAIFDHFAHTTVQGGEIRPDILAAKNLIFCFGPKLPDPAMMAVRPRSIGIAELPDRFVISFLEAPMPEANRKMTEWVLGLRGAA from the coding sequence ATGAAGAACAAGCTCCTCGCAGACAAATACCCCATCCACGTTCTGGAGCTCGAAAAGACCGAAACCCCTCACGCCCACCTCGATGAACTGCTGCGAGCCCTGGAAGCGAAGGCGGAGGCGGATCCGGGCGTCGCGATGATTGCGATCTTCGATCACTTCGCCCACACCACGGTGCAGGGGGGCGAGATCCGTCCGGACATCCTTGCGGCGAAGAACCTGATCTTCTGTTTCGGCCCCAAGTTGCCCGATCCGGCAATGATGGCGGTCCGCCCGCGCTCTATCGGTATCGCCGAACTGCCGGACCGCTTCGTCATCAGCTTCCTGGAAGCGCCGATGCCGGAAGCCAATCGCAAGATGACGGAGTGGGTTCTCGGTCTGCGCGGCGCAGCCTGA
- a CDS encoding MBL fold metallo-hydrolase has product MIANGVPVIFRPVEGHATGQIGYVLGDSADGVAVVIDPPAGETELILALLTESGLRLVMVLRTHVHANDTGNCAALCERTGAVLVSGETARNGSDAVRRVVHGDVLTFGGQVIRVLATPGHTSNCVSYLWHDRLMCGDTFDLGSCSAEGGEANPAELYDSLTRRIFPLPDQVLVFPAHPMKARRVAMLAELRERLTPVLGRGRDAFITEMASRQGGGSAASGASRAY; this is encoded by the coding sequence ATGATCGCGAACGGTGTTCCCGTGATCTTCAGGCCGGTCGAGGGGCACGCGACCGGCCAGATTGGCTATGTGCTGGGTGATTCCGCTGACGGAGTTGCTGTCGTTATCGACCCGCCGGCTGGCGAAACCGAACTGATCCTCGCGCTGCTTACCGAGAGTGGCCTGCGTCTGGTCATGGTGTTGCGCACCCATGTACATGCGAACGACACCGGAAACTGTGCCGCCTTGTGCGAGCGAACCGGTGCTGTGCTGGTGAGCGGTGAAACCGCCCGCAATGGATCAGATGCGGTGCGCCGGGTGGTTCATGGCGATGTGCTGACATTCGGGGGGCAGGTCATACGTGTGCTTGCCACCCCGGGCCATACGTCGAACTGTGTCAGCTACCTGTGGCACGACCGGCTCATGTGTGGTGACACGTTCGATCTTGGCAGTTGTTCCGCAGAGGGCGGCGAGGCGAACCCGGCCGAGTTGTACGACAGCCTGACCCGTCGTATCTTCCCCTTGCCCGATCAGGTTCTGGTTTTTCCGGCTCACCCGATGAAGGCCCGCCGTGTGGCAATGCTGGCGGAGCTGAGGGAACGTCTGACGCCAGTGCTCGGCAGGGGGCGCGATGCCTTCATCACCGAAATGGCATCGCGGCAGGGTGGCGGGTCGGCAGCGTCAGGAGCATCGCGCGCGTACTAG